In a genomic window of Corynebacterium coyleae:
- a CDS encoding anchored repeat-type ABC transporter ATP-binding subunit — protein sequence MITIRDLAVSYPGREVFQGVDVTLNGGEFTGLLGPNGAGKTTLMRAMLGLVPADAGTVETTDSRPIRDVVGYVPQRHNVAWDFPIDVYTATLNATLGKRPWYRRAGERDRMWAQRALEMVNLADLADRPISDLSGGQRQRVLIARALVRRPRMLLLDEPFTGLDIPTTEHLLGLFRELVDKGLGVVMSTHNIVEAVESCDRLILFKGGIVADSPTRLLNDDTPWMHTFSVGPDSPWLRGVRAHLEAAHA from the coding sequence GTGATCACAATCCGCGACCTTGCCGTGTCCTACCCGGGACGTGAAGTGTTTCAGGGCGTGGACGTCACGCTCAACGGCGGCGAATTCACCGGCCTGCTCGGGCCGAACGGCGCAGGCAAAACGACGCTGATGCGTGCGATGCTCGGGCTCGTACCCGCCGACGCAGGCACCGTCGAGACGACCGACTCGCGTCCGATCCGCGACGTCGTCGGCTATGTGCCTCAACGCCACAACGTCGCGTGGGATTTCCCAATCGACGTCTACACCGCCACCCTCAACGCCACGCTTGGGAAGCGCCCCTGGTACCGCCGCGCTGGCGAACGCGACCGCATGTGGGCGCAGCGTGCGCTTGAGATGGTGAACCTTGCAGACCTCGCCGACCGCCCCATCAGCGACCTGTCCGGCGGCCAGCGCCAACGCGTGCTCATCGCGCGTGCTTTGGTGCGCCGTCCGCGCATGCTGCTTCTCGACGAACCCTTCACCGGCCTCGACATCCCCACCACGGAACATTTGCTCGGGCTGTTTCGTGAGCTCGTCGATAAGGGCCTGGGCGTTGTGATGTCCACCCACAACATCGTCGAGGCCGTCGAATCCTGCGACCGTCTCATCCTGTTCAAAGGCGGCATCGTGGCGGATAGCCCGACGCGCCTGCTTAACGACGACACCCCCTGGATGCACACCTTCTCCGTCGGCCCCGACTCACCGTGGCTACGAGGCGTGCGCGCACACCTGGAGGCCGCCCATGCCTGA
- a CDS encoding anchored repeat-type ABC transporter permease subunit yields the protein MPEISFLQFLADMANPQLAFLPRALGAAVIAAVLCAVVGCFVVLRGMAFIGDAVAHAVFPGIAVAFALQTSVLLGGAVAGALVAVLIAVMSQRRTIKEDSVIGIVFTAAFAIGLVIISRVEGYTASVSSFLFGSLTGVGVRELVVNAVAGAIIVAIVVVLRPWLTAVALDRETARAMNLPVAALDLALYLSVTFAVVLAVQTVGNILVVALLITPAAAARLFTDRLDTMMLIAAAFGVVGSVLGVWLAWAYDSPTGATIVLSVTALFALSWLFAPRRGVFAKVVRA from the coding sequence ATGCCTGAGATTTCCTTCCTGCAATTCCTCGCCGACATGGCGAACCCACAACTGGCCTTTCTGCCACGTGCGCTGGGCGCTGCCGTGATCGCCGCGGTGCTCTGCGCGGTGGTCGGGTGCTTCGTGGTGCTGCGCGGCATGGCGTTCATCGGCGACGCCGTTGCGCACGCGGTGTTTCCCGGCATCGCCGTCGCCTTCGCCTTGCAGACCTCGGTGCTGCTCGGCGGCGCGGTGGCGGGGGCGTTGGTGGCGGTGCTGATCGCGGTGATGTCGCAACGCCGCACCATTAAAGAAGACTCCGTGATCGGCATCGTGTTTACCGCCGCGTTTGCCATCGGCCTGGTGATCATCTCGCGGGTCGAGGGCTACACCGCCTCCGTGAGCTCGTTCCTGTTCGGCTCGCTCACCGGCGTTGGCGTGCGCGAACTGGTGGTCAACGCGGTCGCTGGCGCCATCATCGTCGCCATTGTGGTCGTCCTGCGCCCGTGGCTGACCGCCGTCGCTTTGGACCGCGAAACCGCCCGCGCCATGAACCTGCCCGTCGCCGCGTTGGACCTCGCGCTGTATCTCAGCGTGACGTTCGCCGTTGTGCTCGCCGTACAGACCGTGGGCAACATCCTGGTCGTCGCACTGCTGATCACCCCGGCTGCCGCCGCGCGCCTGTTCACCGACCGGCTCGACACGATGATGCTCATCGCCGCCGCATTCGGCGTGGTTGGCAGCGTCCTGGGCGTGTGGCTGGCGTGGGCCTACGATTCCCCAACCGGGGCGACGATCGTCCTTTCCGTCACCGCCCTGTTCGCACTGAGCTGGCTGTTCGCGCCGCGCCGCGGAGTGTTCGCGAAGGTGGTGCGGGCATGA
- a CDS encoding choice-of-anchor M domain-containing protein, giving the protein MKLNRLVTLVVATLAFAVAPLAQASSEHKPGDPGHSVTLDADVDHPCAGRKLLYHSHNDALYGTRSGGKLAVMAVDGQQVTSQDSVCFRLAPDADADGNDLSKLTIPDDGTLDFLGPRGSEVWAAPQSVDWTDNWRPIWSGLGAFDPAHELDPTSIPTNFKDDVMHFDLVDMDAPGDINVMFTSRVYEPERLFDSSNPDMRTITYEVGGHGHFTWTFSKPGIYALTWQGRAERTDGTTERSEPITQYWLVGDDATVGLPEGTTTGLRTPKSASTPTDAQPTTSATTTVATTAPTSPKASTSAQPTTTATTTSAQPKPAPGTSTPNAAAKERALIKAGHMDMALVGEGSSLSTVLIDDSDPLHPAHRPSGSFIFAVPDSARTDLPDSVRDSFPGSPAQMWILPQAQDKNLPWLGFSTTGVPASAIEEGSRITVSMRDVTGPGRLMTWHEDLRGLRIELDSGDPSKTLQYPVNAHDHQGFGFTEPGIYTATFVYSGTTRDGEAFEKELVATFAVGDDAITNAPTNPDDTDNAGSTGNAGKSLNVPQALAAGLRQVEKEIKKFGDAIAPAAKPSTKPSAQATTQRATRPTTRPSNQATSRPSRTAAPAAPATAAQSAQSAQSARSVSTARAAQAAPRSQAAAQSTAKQSPTRRAQASRAASSQLSTSTSAPATTSAPSPEPSPESASDASGSGIHAAQPVEGTSNSATAGGFWAGLAIGVGIMALIGGAVLFVAALKLLRRAERHDEH; this is encoded by the coding sequence ATGAAGTTGAACCGACTTGTGACGCTGGTCGTCGCTACGCTTGCGTTTGCTGTGGCACCACTGGCGCAGGCGAGCAGCGAGCACAAACCCGGCGACCCCGGCCACAGCGTGACCCTCGACGCGGACGTCGACCACCCGTGCGCCGGCCGCAAACTGCTCTACCACTCCCACAACGACGCCCTTTACGGCACCCGCTCCGGCGGCAAGCTGGCAGTCATGGCGGTGGACGGCCAACAGGTCACCTCCCAGGACTCCGTGTGCTTCCGCCTCGCCCCAGACGCGGACGCCGACGGCAACGACCTGTCCAAACTCACCATCCCCGACGACGGCACCCTCGACTTCCTCGGCCCCCGCGGCAGCGAAGTCTGGGCAGCGCCGCAAAGCGTGGACTGGACCGACAACTGGCGCCCCATCTGGTCGGGCCTCGGCGCATTCGACCCCGCCCACGAACTCGACCCCACGTCGATCCCCACCAACTTCAAAGACGACGTCATGCACTTCGACCTCGTCGACATGGATGCGCCCGGCGACATCAACGTCATGTTCACCAGCCGCGTCTACGAACCGGAGCGACTGTTCGACTCCTCCAACCCAGACATGCGCACCATCACCTACGAAGTCGGCGGCCACGGCCACTTCACCTGGACGTTTTCCAAACCAGGCATCTACGCGCTGACGTGGCAAGGCCGAGCCGAGCGTACCGACGGCACCACCGAACGCTCCGAACCCATCACCCAATACTGGCTTGTCGGCGACGACGCCACCGTCGGCCTGCCCGAAGGCACCACCACGGGCCTGCGCACCCCAAAGTCGGCATCCACACCCACTGACGCGCAACCGACCACGTCGGCGACTACCACGGTGGCCACCACGGCACCGACCTCACCAAAGGCCTCCACGTCGGCGCAGCCAACTACCACCGCGACCACCACGTCGGCGCAGCCCAAGCCGGCACCAGGCACCTCCACACCCAACGCCGCAGCGAAGGAGCGCGCGCTGATCAAGGCGGGTCATATGGATATGGCCTTGGTGGGGGAGGGGTCGTCGTTAAGCACAGTGCTCATCGATGATTCCGACCCCCTCCACCCGGCGCACCGACCCTCCGGCAGCTTCATCTTCGCCGTGCCCGACAGTGCGCGCACCGACCTGCCCGATAGCGTGCGCGACAGCTTCCCTGGCAGCCCAGCGCAGATGTGGATACTGCCGCAAGCACAGGACAAGAACCTGCCATGGCTGGGCTTTTCCACCACGGGAGTGCCCGCGAGCGCGATTGAGGAAGGCAGCCGGATCACGGTAAGCATGCGCGACGTCACCGGCCCGGGCCGCCTGATGACATGGCACGAGGATCTGCGAGGCCTGCGCATCGAACTGGATTCGGGCGACCCGTCCAAAACGCTCCAATACCCGGTTAACGCCCACGACCACCAGGGCTTTGGGTTCACCGAGCCGGGCATCTACACGGCGACGTTCGTGTATTCCGGCACCACGCGTGACGGTGAGGCGTTTGAGAAGGAACTCGTCGCAACGTTTGCAGTTGGCGACGACGCCATCACCAACGCCCCAACCAATCCCGACGACACCGATAACGCAGGCAGCACGGGCAACGCGGGCAAAAGCCTGAACGTCCCACAGGCGTTGGCGGCGGGTCTGCGGCAGGTGGAGAAGGAGATCAAGAAGTTTGGCGACGCCATCGCGCCAGCCGCAAAACCGTCCACGAAGCCGTCTGCGCAGGCGACCACACAGCGGGCGACACGGCCGACGACACGGCCGAGCAACCAGGCAACTTCTCGCCCCTCGCGCACCGCTGCACCTGCGGCCCCGGCAACCGCTGCCCAGTCGGCCCAGTCGGCCCAGTCGGCTCGATCGGTGAGTACTGCGCGTGCTGCACAGGCTGCACCTCGCAGTCAGGCGGCGGCTCAATCCACGGCGAAGCAGTCTCCGACGAGGCGTGCGCAGGCAAGCCGTGCAGCGTCATCGCAACTATCGACGAGCACTAGCGCCCCCGCCACAACCTCCGCCCCTTCGCCGGAGCCCTCACCTGAGTCTGCGTCCGATGCTTCGGGCAGCGGGATTCATGCAGCGCAGCCCGTCGAAGGCACGAGCAACTCCGCGACGGCCGGCGGCTTCTGGGCTGGCCTCGCGATTGGTGTTGGCATCATGGCGCTCATCGGCGGCGCAGTACTGTTTGTTGCCGCGCTGAAATTGCTCCGTCGCGCTGAGCGGCACGACGAGCACTAG
- a CDS encoding HNH endonuclease signature motif containing protein, with protein MNSFEVLVQAMSAAALETLADFDLDVALASGFAPDRARAWSRLRDVYFGRTKFTRKQKTASSLARGFSLDELVLIERRIAPVKDASQRWALRLALLEVEGGYRAIEAAARTLVPADEKPAVDAAKFGPSRNGKRTLHLTYDEREISDMEHAGRLGIDQDRPAAPQIAENLIGIFFGDGKVATAVPRPTVLVPLPDYLRILDGSGDDVILAMTDGTTMTGAEFLAAQFGDALEVAAFHPQAGAVNLYRTQRLANQKQRDLAKLVSPVCAFPGCRHGADNCELHHVEAWRHGGETNIANLAPLCRYHNRVNDDDPWRKKRGRIVMVRGAPVWISPRGYPVKNTNRGAMDQLFG; from the coding sequence ATGAATTCGTTCGAGGTGTTAGTGCAGGCGATGTCGGCCGCAGCGTTAGAGACGCTGGCCGACTTCGACCTTGATGTTGCGCTCGCCTCGGGCTTCGCTCCGGATCGTGCGCGTGCCTGGTCGCGGCTGCGCGATGTGTACTTCGGGCGCACCAAGTTCACGCGCAAACAAAAGACAGCCAGTTCTTTAGCGCGAGGTTTCTCCCTCGACGAGCTGGTGTTGATCGAGCGACGCATCGCACCGGTCAAGGATGCCTCCCAGCGGTGGGCGCTGCGCCTTGCCTTACTTGAGGTCGAAGGTGGCTACCGGGCGATTGAGGCTGCAGCCCGCACGTTGGTGCCGGCGGATGAGAAACCGGCGGTGGATGCGGCGAAGTTCGGCCCGTCGCGAAACGGCAAACGCACCTTGCACTTGACCTACGACGAGCGTGAGATCTCCGATATGGAGCATGCCGGGCGGTTAGGGATTGATCAGGATCGTCCGGCTGCACCCCAGATTGCCGAGAATTTGATTGGGATCTTCTTCGGCGACGGCAAGGTTGCGACTGCTGTGCCGCGCCCGACGGTGTTGGTGCCGCTGCCGGACTACCTGCGCATCCTGGACGGCTCGGGCGACGACGTCATCCTTGCTATGACTGATGGCACCACCATGACGGGTGCGGAGTTTTTGGCCGCCCAGTTTGGTGATGCGTTGGAGGTGGCGGCGTTTCATCCGCAGGCCGGTGCGGTGAACTTGTATCGCACGCAGCGTTTGGCGAATCAGAAGCAGCGCGATCTGGCCAAGTTGGTCTCGCCGGTGTGTGCGTTTCCTGGCTGTCGTCACGGAGCAGACAACTGCGAGTTACACCATGTGGAGGCCTGGCGGCATGGTGGGGAGACCAACATCGCGAATCTGGCGCCGCTATGCAGGTATCACAACCGGGTCAATGATGATGACCCGTGGCGTAAGAAACGCGGCCGGATCGTCATGGTGCGGGGTGCGCCAGTATGGATCTCACCCCGCGGCTACCCGGTGAAAAACACCAACCGCGGGGCAATGGACCAACTCTTCGGCTAG
- the rplJ gene encoding 50S ribosomal protein L10 — translation MANPKNVAELAALKEKFAEADSIVLTEYRGLTVGQLQQLRGDMGFDVEYHVAKNTLIKIAANEQGIEGLDDLLTGPTAVAFIKGDAAVDAAKVMKKFNKDHDAFVIKGGFMDGNVLDASQIDALAEMDNRETTLAKLAGAFEGSLAKAAGLFQAPASKTARLVAALQDKQEAA, via the coding sequence ATGGCAAACCCGAAGAATGTTGCGGAACTTGCAGCTCTGAAGGAGAAGTTCGCTGAGGCGGACTCCATCGTGCTGACTGAGTACCGTGGCCTGACCGTCGGCCAGCTCCAGCAGCTGCGCGGCGATATGGGCTTTGATGTCGAGTACCACGTCGCCAAGAACACTCTCATCAAGATCGCTGCTAATGAGCAGGGCATTGAGGGTCTCGACGATCTTCTCACCGGCCCGACCGCTGTTGCGTTCATCAAGGGCGACGCGGCTGTTGATGCTGCGAAGGTGATGAAGAAGTTCAACAAGGACCACGACGCGTTCGTGATCAAGGGCGGCTTCATGGACGGTAACGTCCTGGACGCTTCCCAGATCGACGCTCTGGCTGAGATGGACAACCGCGAGACCACCCTTGCGAAGCTCGCTGGTGCGTTCGAGGGTTCTCTGGCAAAGGCTGCCGGCCTGTTCCAGGCTCCGGCCTCCAAGACGGCTCGTCTTGTCGCTGCGCTGCAGGACAAGCAGGAAGCCGCGTAA
- the rplL gene encoding 50S ribosomal protein L7/L12: MAKLTKDELIEQFKEMTLIELSEFLKEFEEVFDVTAAAPVAVAAAPGAAGDAPAAEEKDEFDVVLEDAGDKKIGVIKAVRELVPGLGLKDAKEMVEGTPKAILEGASKDDAEAAKAKLEEAGAKVTLK; this comes from the coding sequence ATGGCTAAGCTCACCAAGGACGAGCTCATTGAGCAGTTCAAGGAAATGACCCTCATCGAACTTTCCGAGTTCCTGAAGGAATTCGAGGAGGTCTTCGACGTGACCGCTGCTGCTCCGGTTGCAGTTGCTGCTGCTCCGGGCGCTGCTGGCGATGCTCCGGCTGCTGAGGAGAAGGACGAGTTCGACGTTGTTCTCGAGGACGCTGGCGACAAGAAGATCGGTGTCATTAAGGCTGTCCGCGAGCTCGTTCCGGGCCTGGGCCTGAAGGACGCTAAGGAAATGGTTGAGGGCACCCCGAAGGCCATCCTGGAAGGCGCTTCCAAGGACGATGCTGAGGCTGCTAAGGCTAAGCTCGAGGAGGCTGGCGCAAAGGTCACCCTCAAGTAA
- a CDS encoding DUF3068 domain-containing protein codes for MLRFSRSLAALVAGVGIALVVAGMLAPRVLLSGERLPLALGDATWTITDPDGMRAGESAPVTRQLHLEVMEPSGDERAAIRVGDSVRAGEAPGDFENLVSATTWSYELDRVSGEALSPAQAQVIFAMPAAQVAVNGVWLKFPSPAPASDVDVFDPVLRGSAVARFVDTQEIGGRTVNRYQQTVAPTNVAQRYADPRNTLTIDGERTFFTHAAERELLVDEQTGVVVGINERVDDYYADAEGNGVQNVLTYDGRMDEAQVTELVQRVGQAQPKAANPLLWWIVTGVGAVLALVGLIGSVVSARRN; via the coding sequence ATGCTGCGTTTTTCCCGTTCCTTGGCCGCGTTGGTTGCTGGTGTGGGTATTGCGCTGGTGGTTGCTGGGATGTTGGCGCCGCGGGTGTTGTTGTCAGGGGAGCGGTTGCCGTTGGCGTTGGGGGATGCGACGTGGACGATTACGGATCCGGATGGCATGCGTGCGGGGGAGTCGGCGCCGGTGACGCGTCAGTTGCATTTGGAGGTGATGGAGCCTTCGGGGGATGAGCGGGCGGCTATTCGTGTGGGGGATTCGGTGCGAGCGGGTGAGGCTCCGGGGGATTTTGAGAATTTGGTGTCTGCGACGACGTGGTCGTATGAGTTGGATCGGGTGTCGGGTGAGGCGTTGTCGCCGGCGCAGGCGCAGGTAATTTTTGCGATGCCTGCTGCTCAGGTGGCGGTGAATGGTGTGTGGCTGAAATTCCCGTCGCCCGCGCCTGCGTCGGACGTGGACGTGTTTGATCCGGTGTTGCGTGGTTCGGCGGTGGCGCGGTTCGTCGATACGCAAGAGATCGGCGGACGCACCGTCAACCGCTACCAGCAGACGGTCGCTCCGACGAATGTGGCGCAGCGCTACGCCGATCCGCGTAACACGCTCACGATCGACGGTGAACGTACGTTCTTTACTCATGCGGCGGAGCGCGAGTTGCTTGTCGACGAGCAAACGGGCGTTGTTGTGGGCATCAACGAGCGTGTCGACGACTACTATGCCGACGCCGAGGGTAACGGCGTGCAGAATGTGCTGACGTATGACGGTCGGATGGATGAGGCGCAGGTCACGGAACTTGTGCAGCGGGTTGGTCAGGCGCAGCCGAAGGCGGCCAATCCGTTGTTGTGGTGGATTGTCACCGGTGTCGGTGCGGTGTTGGCCCTGGTGGGGCTGATTGGTTCGGTTGTTTCGGCGCGTCGTAATTGA